A genomic region of Vigna radiata var. radiata cultivar VC1973A unplaced genomic scaffold, Vradiata_ver6 scaffold_86, whole genome shotgun sequence contains the following coding sequences:
- the LOC106754176 gene encoding uncharacterized protein LOC106754176 isoform X4, which produces MATVPSLCTVFPILTPILSKPHFVPLSSRTPKRSRIISCVAEDREIVPVSEDRGARFHEVEGIQPSESITEAEVDPRLTSNSTVNAFIVLGFGTFAVTKLLTIDHDYWHALFPFQEWWVVPAKVAFDQTVWSAVWNSIYFVVLGLLRFESLTNIYGELKSTFFPLLTAGWKLWPFAHLITYGLIPVEQRLLWVDCVELVWVTILSTYSNEKSETRISESASEATSSTSNQNSKVSRPCSSTGQFEGFRVRLVVTLPLGHIFTCL; this is translated from the exons ATGGCTACTGTTCCTTCTCTTTGCACCGTCTTTCCCATACTCACACCAATCTTGTCGAAGCCCCATTTCGTTCCCCTCTCTTCCCGAACCCCAAAACGAAGTCGTATCATCAGCTGTGTAGCTGAGGACCGTGAAATAGTTCCGGTGTCCGAAGACAGAGGAGCGCGTTTCCATGAAGTTGAGGGGATTCAACCTTCTGAATCCATAACAGAGGCAGAGGTTGATCCTCGCCTCACAAGCAATAGTACCGTTAATGCCTTCATCGTTTTGGGGTTTGGGACTTTTGCTGTCACCAAGTTGCTCACCATTGACCATGACTACTGGCAt GCTCTTTTTCCTTTCCAAGAATGGTGGGTTGTCCCTGCTAAAGTTGCTTTCGACCAAACTGTGTGGTCTGCAGTTTGGAACAGCATCTACTTTGTGGTTTTGGGCTTATTGCGGTTTGAATCTTTGACTAATATATATGGTGAACTGAAGTCAACATTTTTCCCCTTGCTTACT GCAGGGTGGAAACTTTGGCCTTTTGCGCATCTGATTACTTATGGTCTGATTCCTGTGGAACAAAGGCTTCTTTGGGTGGACTGTGTGGAGCTCGTCTGGGTCACAATCCTTTCAAC CTATTCAAATGAGAAATCAGAAACCCGAATATCCGAGTCAGCATCAGAAGCAACATCATCCACTTCAAACCAAAATTCTAAGGTAAGTAGACCGTGTTCTTCCACTGGTCAGTTTGAAGGTTTCAGGGTAAGGCTCGTCGTTACCCTTCCACTGGGACATATTTTTACATGCCTATGA
- the LOC106754189 gene encoding indole-3-acetic acid-amido synthetase GH3.10: MEPAVLSFKTHANTFSNSNSITDFDDIITWFQHVSENAASVQTQTLCRILKQNCGVEYLNKWLGSYSISDMDASELESLFTSLVPLASHADFEPYIQKIADGDTAPILTQQPITTLSLSSGTTEGRQKFVPFTRHSAQTTLQTFTLSAAFRSRVYPTREGGRILEFIYSSNQFKTKGGLTVGTATTHYYESQEFKTKQEKTKAFICSPYEVISGGDYKQSTYCHLLLGLFLCDHVEFISSAFVYGIVQAFCTLEEVWKDICNDIRDGTLSSRIKIPKMRDAVLGIVSSNPSLASKLEASCLELEAVDWFGLVPKLWPNTKYVCSIMTGSMQHYLKKLRHYTNGVALVSGDYGSTESWIGINVDPSLPPEKVTFAVVPTFSYFEFIPLYTHKCKQDSSFVADHDFVEGEPIPLSQVKVGQEYEIVLTTFTGLYRCRLGDVVEVGGFHNGTPKLNFICRRKLILTVNIDKNTEKDLQLVVEKGSQLLNKGKAELVDFTSYADVSKEPGCYVIFWEVKGEAEDKVLEACCREMDAAFVDHGYVVARKTSSIGPLTLCIVERGTFKKILDYFVEIGAALGQFKTPRCTNNPVLVKILSACTIKTFRSTAYSSTH; the protein is encoded by the exons ATGGAACCTGCAGTTCTCAGCTTCAAAACTCATGCCAACACCTTCTCCAATTCCAACAGCATTACTGACTTTGATGATATCATTACCTGGTTTCAACACGTTTCCGAGAACGCCGCTTCTGTTCAGACTCAGACGTTGTGCAGGATTCTTAAGCAGAACTGTGGGGTTGAATATCTGAACAAATGGTTGGGGAGCTACAGTATCTCAGACATGGATGCTTCTGAGTTGGAATCTCTTTTCACTTCTCTTGTTCCCCTTGCTTCGCATGCAGATTTCGAACCTTATATCCAAAAAATTGCAGATGGAGACACTGCTCCTATACTCACACAACAACCTATAACCACTCTCTCTTTGAG TTCTGGAACGACAGAGGGGAGGCAGAAGTTCGTACCCTTTACCCGCCATAGTGCTCAAACGACCCTTCAAACTTTCACTTTATCAGCAGCCTTTAGATCAAG GGTTTATCCCACAAGAGAAGGAGGTAGGATTCTTGAATTCATATACAGCAGCAACCAGTTCAAAACAAAAGGAGGTTTAACGGTTGGAACAGCCACAACACATTATTATGAAAGCCAGGAATTCAAAACCAAACAAGAGAAAACAAAGGCATTCATTTGCAGTCCCTACGAAGTTATATCAGGAGGGGATTACAAACAATCAACGTACTGCCACCTCCTTCTTGGCCTCTTCCTCTGTGATCACGTAGAGTTTATTTCCTCGGCTTTTGTCTATGGCATAGTGCAAGCTTTTTGCACCTTGGAAGAGGTTTGGAAAGACATCTGCAATGACATTAGAGATGGGACTTTGAGTTCAAGAATCAAGATTCCCAAAATGAGAGATGCTGTTTTGGGTATCGTCTCTTCAAACCCATCTTTGGCCTCAAAACTAGAAGCCTCTTGCTTGGAGCTAGAAGCGGTGgattggtttggtttggttccCAAACTTTGGCCGAACACCAAGTACGTGTGTTCCATAATGACAGGTTCTATGCAACATTACTTGAAAAAGCTTAGGCATTATACAAATGGGGTGGCACTAGTAAGTGGTGACTATGGTTCAACTGAGAGCTGGATAGGGATTAATGTGGATCCGAGTTTGCCTCCAGAGAAAGTAACCTTTGCTGTGGTACCCACGTTCTCTTACTTTGAGTTCATACCACTTTATACACACAAATGCAAGCAAGATTCCAGCTTTGTAGCTGATCATGATTTCGTGGAAGGCGAGCCAATCCCTCTTTCGCAGGTTAAAGTTGGCCAAGAGTACGAAATAGTGCTTACAACTTTTACTG ggTTGTATAGGTGCAGACTAGGAGATGTGGTGGAAGTGGGAGGTTTTCACAATGGGACTCCAAAGTTGAATTTCATATGCAGAAGAAAACTAATTCTAACAGTGAATATAGACAAGAACACAGAAAAAGACCTTCAACTGGTGGTAGAGAAAGGGTCACAGCTTCTGAACAAGGGCAAAGCTGAGCTTGTTGATTTTACAAGCTATGCAGATGTCTCTAAAGAACCAGGGTGTTACGTGATTTTCTGGGAGGTGAAAGGTGAGGCTGAGGATAAGGTACTTGAGGCATGTTGCAGGGAAATGGATGCAGCTTTTGTTGACCATGGCTATGTGGTTGCAAGGAAAACCAGTTCAATAGGGCCTTTGACACTTTGCATTGTAGAGAGAGGAACTTTCAAGAAGATTTTGGATTATTTCGTGGAGATTGGGGCAGCACTGGGCCAGTTCAAGACTCCTAGGTGCACTAACAACCCTGTCCTCGTCAAAATTCTCAGTGCATGCACCATTAAAACATTTCGCAGCACTGCTTATAGTTCAACCCATTAA
- the LOC106754257 gene encoding putative cell wall protein, which produces MASKLSSLFACVLITTILLATTWQAVARRHTKLKNSYKGDKKEPQFLFPSDGYIPGFGRLGFPPFFGFTPQNPNTGSDGGGGGGDVEAAPVSGGGNGLQVPPVSGGGYVPGGDGTFVPNPGFEVPSPRNGGGVPVPVNP; this is translated from the coding sequence ATGGCTTCCAAGCTTTCCTCTCTCTTTGCATGTGTTCTCATTACCACCATCCTTCTTGCCACTACATGGCAAGCAGTTGCAAGACGCCATACTAAACTAAAGAACTCATACAAAGGGGACAAGAAAGAACCTCAGTTTTTGTTCCCTTCTGATGGTTATATTCCTGGCTTTGGGAGATTAGGgtttcctcctttctttgggtTTACACCTCAGAATCCAAACACTGGtagtgatggtggtggtggtggtggtgatgtaGAGGCAGCACCAGTTTCAGGTGGTGGGAATGGATTACAAGTACCACCAGTTTCAGGTGGTGGATATGTTCCAGGTGGCGATGGCACCTTTGTCCCAAACCCTGGTTTTGAGGTTCCAAGCCCTAGAAATGGTGGTGGAGTTCCAGTTCCAGTAAATCCGTGA
- the LOC106754176 gene encoding protein SYM1 isoform X2: protein MATVPSLCTVFPILTPILSKPHFVPLSSRTPKRSRIISCVAEDREIVPVSEDRGARFHEVEGIQPSESITEAEVDPRLTSNSTVNAFIVLGFGTFAVTKLLTIDHDYWHGWTLYEILRYIPEHNWIAYEQALKANPVLAKMAISGIVYSIGDWIAQCYEGTPLFEFDLARLLRSGLVGFTLHGSLSHYYYQLCEALFPFQEWWVVPAKVAFDQTVWSAVWNSIYFVVLGLLRFESLTNIYGELKSTFFPLLTAGWKLWPFAHLITYGLIPVEQRLLWVDCVELVWVTILSTYSNEKSETRISESASEATSSTSNQNSKE, encoded by the exons ATGGCTACTGTTCCTTCTCTTTGCACCGTCTTTCCCATACTCACACCAATCTTGTCGAAGCCCCATTTCGTTCCCCTCTCTTCCCGAACCCCAAAACGAAGTCGTATCATCAGCTGTGTAGCTGAGGACCGTGAAATAGTTCCGGTGTCCGAAGACAGAGGAGCGCGTTTCCATGAAGTTGAGGGGATTCAACCTTCTGAATCCATAACAGAGGCAGAGGTTGATCCTCGCCTCACAAGCAATAGTACCGTTAATGCCTTCATCGTTTTGGGGTTTGGGACTTTTGCTGTCACCAAGTTGCTCACCATTGACCATGACTACTGGCAt GGTTGGACCCTTTATGAGATTCTAAGGTATATACCTGAGCACAACTGGATTGCCTATGAGCAAGCTCTGAAAGCAAATCCGGTTTTAGCTAAAATGGCAATAAGTGGGATTGTCTACTCAATTGGAGACTGGATTGCTCAG TGCTATGAAGGAACGCCTCTTTTTGAGTTTGATCTGGCACGGTTACTCAGATCAGGTCTTGTTGGGTTTACTCTCCATGGATCTCTTTCCCATTATTATTATCAACTTTGTGAG GCTCTTTTTCCTTTCCAAGAATGGTGGGTTGTCCCTGCTAAAGTTGCTTTCGACCAAACTGTGTGGTCTGCAGTTTGGAACAGCATCTACTTTGTGGTTTTGGGCTTATTGCGGTTTGAATCTTTGACTAATATATATGGTGAACTGAAGTCAACATTTTTCCCCTTGCTTACT GCAGGGTGGAAACTTTGGCCTTTTGCGCATCTGATTACTTATGGTCTGATTCCTGTGGAACAAAGGCTTCTTTGGGTGGACTGTGTGGAGCTCGTCTGGGTCACAATCCTTTCAAC CTATTCAAATGAGAAATCAGAAACCCGAATATCCGAGTCAGCATCAGAAGCAACATCATCCACTTCAAACCAAAATTCTAAG gaataa
- the LOC106754176 gene encoding peroxisomal membrane protein 2 isoform X1, whose amino-acid sequence MATVPSLCTVFPILTPILSKPHFVPLSSRTPKRSRIISCVAEDREIVPVSEDRGARFHEVEGIQPSESITEAEVDPRLTSNSTVNAFIVLGFGTFAVTKLLTIDHDYWHGWTLYEILRYIPEHNWIAYEQALKANPVLAKMAISGIVYSIGDWIAQCYEGTPLFEFDLARLLRSGLVGFTLHGSLSHYYYQLCEALFPFQEWWVVPAKVAFDQTVWSAVWNSIYFVVLGLLRFESLTNIYGELKSTFFPLLTAGWKLWPFAHLITYGLIPVEQRLLWVDCVELVWVTILSTYSNEKSETRISESASEATSSTSNQNSKVSRPCSSTGQFEGFRVRLVVTLPLGHIFTCL is encoded by the exons ATGGCTACTGTTCCTTCTCTTTGCACCGTCTTTCCCATACTCACACCAATCTTGTCGAAGCCCCATTTCGTTCCCCTCTCTTCCCGAACCCCAAAACGAAGTCGTATCATCAGCTGTGTAGCTGAGGACCGTGAAATAGTTCCGGTGTCCGAAGACAGAGGAGCGCGTTTCCATGAAGTTGAGGGGATTCAACCTTCTGAATCCATAACAGAGGCAGAGGTTGATCCTCGCCTCACAAGCAATAGTACCGTTAATGCCTTCATCGTTTTGGGGTTTGGGACTTTTGCTGTCACCAAGTTGCTCACCATTGACCATGACTACTGGCAt GGTTGGACCCTTTATGAGATTCTAAGGTATATACCTGAGCACAACTGGATTGCCTATGAGCAAGCTCTGAAAGCAAATCCGGTTTTAGCTAAAATGGCAATAAGTGGGATTGTCTACTCAATTGGAGACTGGATTGCTCAG TGCTATGAAGGAACGCCTCTTTTTGAGTTTGATCTGGCACGGTTACTCAGATCAGGTCTTGTTGGGTTTACTCTCCATGGATCTCTTTCCCATTATTATTATCAACTTTGTGAG GCTCTTTTTCCTTTCCAAGAATGGTGGGTTGTCCCTGCTAAAGTTGCTTTCGACCAAACTGTGTGGTCTGCAGTTTGGAACAGCATCTACTTTGTGGTTTTGGGCTTATTGCGGTTTGAATCTTTGACTAATATATATGGTGAACTGAAGTCAACATTTTTCCCCTTGCTTACT GCAGGGTGGAAACTTTGGCCTTTTGCGCATCTGATTACTTATGGTCTGATTCCTGTGGAACAAAGGCTTCTTTGGGTGGACTGTGTGGAGCTCGTCTGGGTCACAATCCTTTCAAC CTATTCAAATGAGAAATCAGAAACCCGAATATCCGAGTCAGCATCAGAAGCAACATCATCCACTTCAAACCAAAATTCTAAGGTAAGTAGACCGTGTTCTTCCACTGGTCAGTTTGAAGGTTTCAGGGTAAGGCTCGTCGTTACCCTTCCACTGGGACATATTTTTACATGCCTATGA
- the LOC106754176 gene encoding uncharacterized protein LOC106754176 isoform X3: MATVPSLCTVFPILTPILSKPHFVPLSSRTPKRSRIISCVAEDREIVPVSEDRGARFHEVEGIQPSESITEAEVDPRLTSNSTVNAFIVLGFGTFAVTKLLTIDHDYWHGWTLYEILRYIPEHNWIAYEQALKANPVLAKMAISGIVYSIGDWIAQCYEGTPLFEFDLARLLRSGLVGFTLHGSLSHYYYQLCEALFPFQEWWVVPAKVAFDQTVWSAVWNSIYFVVLGLLRFESLTNIYGELKSTFFPLLTLTSLICFPGRVETLAFCASDYLWSDSCGTKASLGGLCGARLGHNPFNLFK, from the exons ATGGCTACTGTTCCTTCTCTTTGCACCGTCTTTCCCATACTCACACCAATCTTGTCGAAGCCCCATTTCGTTCCCCTCTCTTCCCGAACCCCAAAACGAAGTCGTATCATCAGCTGTGTAGCTGAGGACCGTGAAATAGTTCCGGTGTCCGAAGACAGAGGAGCGCGTTTCCATGAAGTTGAGGGGATTCAACCTTCTGAATCCATAACAGAGGCAGAGGTTGATCCTCGCCTCACAAGCAATAGTACCGTTAATGCCTTCATCGTTTTGGGGTTTGGGACTTTTGCTGTCACCAAGTTGCTCACCATTGACCATGACTACTGGCAt GGTTGGACCCTTTATGAGATTCTAAGGTATATACCTGAGCACAACTGGATTGCCTATGAGCAAGCTCTGAAAGCAAATCCGGTTTTAGCTAAAATGGCAATAAGTGGGATTGTCTACTCAATTGGAGACTGGATTGCTCAG TGCTATGAAGGAACGCCTCTTTTTGAGTTTGATCTGGCACGGTTACTCAGATCAGGTCTTGTTGGGTTTACTCTCCATGGATCTCTTTCCCATTATTATTATCAACTTTGTGAG GCTCTTTTTCCTTTCCAAGAATGGTGGGTTGTCCCTGCTAAAGTTGCTTTCGACCAAACTGTGTGGTCTGCAGTTTGGAACAGCATCTACTTTGTGGTTTTGGGCTTATTGCGGTTTGAATCTTTGACTAATATATATGGTGAACTGAAGTCAACATTTTTCCCCTTGCTTACT CTAACATCTCTAATATGCTTCCCAGGCAGGGTGGAAACTTTGGCCTTTTGCGCATCTGATTACTTATGGTCTGATTCCTGTGGAACAAAGGCTTCTTTGGGTGGACTGTGTGGAGCTCGTCTGGGTCACAATCCTTTCAAC CTATTCAAATGA